A region of the bacterium BMS3Abin11 genome:
TAACAACACCATCAAGCTGCGCGATGATCCTGTGCAGCTTGAAAAAACACTGCGGGCAATGCCAACAGATCCGGCACGCGTACGTCGCACCGATCCTGGTGAGCCCGGTAAATGTCCGGTCTGGCAGTTCCACCTGATCTACTCCAGCGATGAAGTTCGCAGCTGGGTAGAAGAAGGTTGTACCACTGCAGGCATAGGTTGTCTGGATTGCAAAAAGCCACTCATCGATGCATTGTTGAAGGAGCAGGGTGAGTTGAGAAAACGTGCTGAGCCGTATGTTAATGATCCCAGTCTTGTACGGAATATCATTTCAGACGGTTGTGAGCGGGCACGAGAAGTTGCAGAAGAGACCATGCGTGAAGTACGTGAGAATATGGGTCTGGACTGGAATTAGCTGGGGAGATTCAATGACACAGGAAAGTATCCAGAAGGAAATGCCCTTCGCAATGGTGCGTGGGGAAGTTGTGACGGAACCACCGAAAGACCTTTATATCCCTCCTGAGGCGATGGAGGTCTTTCTTGATACTTTCGAAGGACCACTGGACTTATTGCTGTATCTAATCCGCAAGCAGAACCTGGATATACTGGACATTCCTGTTGCTGAAATTACCCGCCAGTATATGGGCTATATCGATTTGATGCAGAAAATGAACCTGGATCTTGCTGCCGAGTATATGGTCATGGCAGCTATGCTGGCGGAGATAAAATCTCGCATGTTGTTACCACGTCCGGAATCTGAAGATGAGGATGAGGATGAGGAGGATCCTCGTGCATTACTGGTTCGTCGACTGCAGGAATATGAGCGTTACCGGCAGGCGGCACTGGA
Encoded here:
- the scpA gene encoding segregation and condensation protein A, coding for MTQESIQKEMPFAMVRGEVVTEPPKDLYIPPEAMEVFLDTFEGPLDLLLYLIRKQNLDILDIPVAEITRQYMGYIDLMQKMNLDLAAEYMVMAAMLAEIKSRMLLPRPESEDEDEDEEDPRALLVRRLQEYERYRQAALDIEKLPRVGRDIFLSNPVRDHIKPQKKGPHVEIHDLLMAFVAVMKRADEKKSFNINREILSTRERMSMVLDRLNNRDFIPFESFFEKEEGKMGPVVTFMAILELLKEHLILIVQNEQFAPIHVKAAA